Proteins found in one Zea mays cultivar B73 chromosome 1, Zm-B73-REFERENCE-NAM-5.0, whole genome shotgun sequence genomic segment:
- the LOC100217042 gene encoding uncharacterized protein LOC100217042: MAAAHHFFLLHRSSPPSRSKDREEEEQDGLKRKRGSRRCSTPPPIYCRFSWGNSRWLHSRSCLVHFFFFDEDDNNLTPPYSFTVMWWLHSRSCLVHFFFFDEAFQDVWGSWGVTFFSNLQALVDEMSSRLKLQGASVPEGALSLARWNPVLLQRRVSDLEAANVDIARRYSDLEEKHSQGQAELARRCSDLEEKYSQGQTELARVSASLNDANTLNSTLRAQLDSEKEEKRALVTSRDNLDRLYRDSSNSLTILERSHRFTREELDNHRYKLQESLDDEIRLRQLVSTKDDVIKDLRASKKSVAQELENARLAVKVAEETSATLRAQRDKAMDKTIHAGRILMRRPGVVVPDDIVADVNVAPDSSSRPSSSVAPEKNIAK, from the exons ATGGCAGCCGCCCACCATTTCTTCCTCCTCCATAGATCTTCCCCTCcctcacgcagcaaggatcgagaagaggaggagcaagatggattgaagaggaagagaggatcaaggagatgttctacccccccccccatctattgtagattttcttggggaaactctag gtggctacactccagatcatgcctagtacatttcttcttcttcgatgaag atgacaataacctcacccctccctattcctttacggttatgtg gtggctacactccagatcatgcctagtacatttcttcttcttcgatgaag catttcagGATGTTTGGggatcctggggtgttacattcttctccaacctccag GCGTTGGTCGATGAGATGTCTAGTCGGCTGAAGTTGCAAGGTGCctctgtcccagaaggagctttgtcccTGGCGCGTTGGAAcccagtgctgcttcagcggcgtgtatctgatttagaggcgGCAAATGTCG ATATTGCTCggcggtactctgatcttgaagaaaaacattctcaaggtcaagCTGAACTGGCCCGGCGGTGCTCTGAccttgaagaaaagtattctcaaggtcagactgaactggcccgggtttctgcttctctgaatgatgctaacacgctgaactctactctccgcgctcagctcgactctgaaaag gaagaaaaacgtgccctcgttacttctcgtgacaatcttgacaggctataccgtgactccagcaactcgttgaccatcttggagaggagtcatcgcttcaccagggaggagttagacaatcatcgttataagctgcaagaaTCCTTGGATGATGAGATTCGCCTCAGGCAGTTGGTGTCGACCAAAGATgatgtcatcaaggatctgcgtgcttccaagaaatccgtcGCTCAGGAGCTAGAAAAcgctcggttggctgtcaaggttgctgaagaaacttctgctaccctgagggcccagcgcgataaagctatgGATAAAACTATTCACGCGggacggatcttgatgaggagacctggcgtggttgttcctgatgacatagtGGCTGACGTGAAtgttgctcctgattcctcaagtcgcccctcttcgtcggttgctcctgagaaaaacattgcCAAATAG